A single window of Granulicella sibirica DNA harbors:
- a CDS encoding YukJ family protein has translation MPITNYSVLKGRPTAGKIVKGSGGTHYQISVTASGGPFTVAVNIVSSDGSEVLYDIDHTFVPPESTGLTALPAGMTRLQSQPGGLALDFVREQINGKPMITQAAMTLLPKPSIAAKGKKQPENLRAEALTNGVTMLIAQAIKDPNSTIYAFGSSYADSGKVDGIHDIHMNQGNPIGSFSNDNGIWQDGAIFLQIPTLNTNPSRTWVAVFIAFQTESWATDKSGNPL, from the coding sequence ATGCCCATCACCAACTACAGCGTCCTCAAAGGCAGACCCACCGCCGGCAAGATCGTCAAAGGCAGCGGCGGAACACACTATCAAATCAGCGTCACGGCCTCCGGCGGCCCCTTCACCGTAGCTGTGAACATCGTCTCCTCCGATGGCTCCGAAGTCCTTTACGACATCGACCACACCTTCGTCCCACCCGAGTCCACCGGCCTCACCGCCCTTCCCGCGGGCATGACGAGGTTGCAGAGTCAGCCCGGCGGTCTTGCCCTCGACTTCGTCCGCGAACAGATCAACGGCAAACCCATGATCACCCAGGCCGCCATGACCCTCCTGCCCAAACCCTCCATCGCCGCCAAGGGCAAGAAGCAGCCTGAGAATCTTCGCGCCGAGGCCCTCACCAACGGCGTCACCATGCTCATCGCCCAAGCCATCAAGGATCCCAACAGCACGATCTACGCCTTCGGGAGCTCCTACGCCGACTCCGGCAAGGTCGACGGCATCCACGACATCCACATGAACCAGGGCAATCCTATCGGCTCCTTTTCGAACGACAACGGCATCTGGCAGGACGGAGCCATCTTCCTTCAGATTCCCACCCTCAACACCAATCCCAGCCGCACGTGGGTAGCCGTCTTCATCGCCTTTCAGACCGAATCGTGGGCCACAGACAAGTCCGGTAACCCCCTCTAG
- a CDS encoding alkene reductase: MSDHTQKLFAPVNLGSLALKHRVVMAPLTRSRSEQPGDIPGPLMAEYYSQRASDGGLIITEATSISLQGHGWYGAPGLFTDAQVEGWKAVIQAVHAKGGLIMSQLWHTGRSSNVLTLGGETPVAPYIDPSYWNDPKSLVSTNNGWQQPSPHRALTIPEIKAIVEDYRNAAERAKAAGFDGVELHGANGYLPDEFLQDGSNKRTDEYGGSIENRSRFMLEVMAALVSVWGGDRTAVRIGPSGRWNHMSDSNPEALFDYLAGQLNQFDLAYLHIVEPRVRGNIVFDEGQAPIASERLRKIFKNRIIAAGGFEPDTAEAILEKGDADAVAFGRHFISNPDLPLRIRKGLPLTDYDRATFYTFDAKGYSDYASAL, encoded by the coding sequence ATGTCCGACCACACGCAAAAGCTGTTCGCGCCCGTCAACCTTGGCTCCCTCGCCCTCAAGCACCGCGTTGTGATGGCGCCCCTCACCCGCTCCCGCTCCGAGCAGCCCGGCGACATCCCCGGCCCGCTCATGGCCGAGTACTACTCGCAGCGTGCGTCCGATGGCGGTCTCATCATTACCGAAGCCACCTCCATCTCCCTTCAGGGCCACGGCTGGTACGGCGCTCCCGGTCTCTTCACCGACGCCCAGGTCGAAGGTTGGAAGGCCGTCATCCAGGCTGTCCATGCCAAAGGGGGCCTCATCATGTCGCAGCTCTGGCACACCGGCCGCTCCTCGAACGTCCTCACTCTCGGCGGCGAAACTCCCGTCGCCCCGTACATCGACCCGTCCTACTGGAACGACCCCAAATCGCTCGTCTCTACTAACAATGGCTGGCAGCAGCCCTCGCCTCACCGTGCGCTCACCATTCCCGAGATCAAAGCGATCGTCGAGGACTACCGCAATGCCGCCGAGCGCGCCAAAGCCGCCGGCTTCGACGGCGTCGAACTGCACGGAGCGAACGGTTACCTACCCGACGAGTTCCTCCAGGACGGCAGCAATAAGCGTACCGACGAGTATGGCGGCTCCATCGAAAACCGGAGCCGCTTCATGCTCGAGGTTATGGCGGCGCTGGTCTCAGTCTGGGGCGGAGACCGTACGGCGGTTCGTATCGGACCCTCCGGCCGCTGGAACCATATGTCCGACAGCAACCCGGAAGCGCTCTTCGACTACCTCGCTGGGCAGCTTAACCAGTTTGACCTCGCCTACCTCCACATCGTCGAGCCACGCGTCCGAGGCAACATTGTCTTCGACGAGGGACAGGCCCCGATTGCCTCCGAACGCCTGAGGAAGATCTTCAAGAACAGGATCATCGCGGCCGGTGGCTTCGAACCCGACACTGCTGAGGCAATCCTCGAAAAGGGAGACGCGGACGCAGTCGCCTTCGGCCGCCACTTCATCTCGAATCCCGACCTCCCGCTTCGGATCCGGAAGGGGCTCCCTCTTACCGACTACGATCGCGCTACGTTTTACACCTTCGACGCTAAGGGATACAGCGACTACGCGAGCGCCTTGTAA
- a CDS encoding GMC oxidoreductase — protein MIIQAANIKSANTNTYDAIVIGSGITGGWAAKELTEKGLQTLVLEAGQSIVPEKDYVEHVPPWEVKFRGMRDRQYEKVHRERQKHIGDEWNAKFFVDDVENPYTTPPDQPYLFLRGRHVGGRSVMWGRQSYRWSDYDFEGNLKDGIAIDWPIRYKDIEPWYGYVEDWIGVSGQAENLPQLPDSHFLPPMELNCAEEHMRDVIAQKFPDRRLTIGRTAILTKDHNGRYACHYCGPCARGCITRSYFSSIHSTLPAAEKTGKLTMRPFSVVHSLIFDSNTRRITGVRVIDGQTKQPIEFYAKVVFLCASTLESARILLNSATPEFSTGLANSSGQVGRNLMDHMMGSGASGLIPGHEDRQQLGNRPNGIFVPRFRNINDKHPDFLRGYGFQGGGARDDWGRGSETPGFGADFKKSLKQPGPWRFTFAGFAECLSNPDNRLELDKEKVDAWGIPAMKISAKWRDNEWALFKDANNTAVEMLEAAGAKDITLRNSPSAPGEGIHEMGSARMGRDPKTSVLNSWNQAHDVKNLFITDGSFMVSSGWQNPSLTYMAMTARACDYAVKQMKLGEI, from the coding sequence ATGATCATCCAGGCAGCGAATATCAAGAGCGCAAACACCAACACCTACGACGCCATCGTCATCGGCTCCGGCATTACGGGAGGCTGGGCGGCCAAGGAGCTCACGGAAAAGGGGCTGCAGACACTCGTCCTCGAAGCGGGTCAGAGCATCGTTCCCGAGAAGGATTACGTTGAGCACGTCCCACCGTGGGAGGTGAAGTTCCGCGGTATGCGGGACCGCCAGTACGAGAAGGTCCACCGCGAGCGCCAGAAGCATATCGGCGACGAGTGGAATGCTAAGTTCTTCGTCGACGACGTCGAAAACCCATACACCACACCGCCCGACCAGCCCTACCTCTTCCTGCGTGGGCGTCACGTCGGCGGACGCTCCGTCATGTGGGGCCGCCAGAGCTATCGCTGGAGCGATTACGACTTCGAGGGCAATCTCAAGGACGGCATCGCCATCGACTGGCCCATCCGCTACAAGGACATCGAGCCATGGTACGGCTACGTGGAAGACTGGATTGGCGTCAGCGGCCAGGCCGAAAACCTGCCACAGCTTCCCGACAGCCACTTTCTCCCGCCCATGGAGCTGAATTGCGCCGAAGAGCACATGCGTGACGTCATCGCGCAGAAGTTTCCGGACCGCCGCCTCACCATCGGCCGCACCGCCATCCTCACCAAGGACCACAATGGTCGCTACGCCTGCCACTACTGTGGGCCGTGCGCTCGCGGCTGTATCACCCGCTCGTACTTCTCGAGCATTCACTCGACCCTGCCTGCGGCTGAAAAGACCGGCAAGCTTACGATGCGGCCATTCAGCGTCGTACACAGCCTCATCTTTGATTCGAATACGCGACGCATCACGGGTGTTCGCGTCATCGATGGTCAGACCAAGCAGCCAATCGAGTTTTACGCCAAGGTTGTGTTCCTCTGCGCCTCCACGCTTGAGTCGGCACGCATCCTGCTGAACTCGGCTACCCCGGAGTTCTCGACCGGCCTCGCGAACTCCTCGGGGCAGGTTGGCCGCAACCTCATGGACCACATGATGGGGAGCGGAGCCAGCGGCCTCATCCCCGGACATGAGGATCGCCAGCAGCTCGGCAACCGCCCCAACGGCATCTTCGTTCCCCGCTTCCGCAACATCAACGACAAGCACCCCGACTTCCTCCGCGGCTACGGTTTCCAAGGCGGAGGCGCCCGCGACGACTGGGGCCGTGGCAGCGAAACCCCCGGCTTCGGAGCCGACTTTAAGAAGTCGCTGAAACAGCCGGGCCCATGGCGGTTCACCTTCGCTGGCTTCGCCGAGTGCCTCTCCAACCCCGACAACCGCTTGGAGCTCGACAAGGAGAAGGTGGACGCCTGGGGCATCCCAGCCATGAAAATCAGCGCCAAGTGGCGCGATAACGAGTGGGCGCTCTTCAAGGACGCCAACAACACCGCGGTCGAGATGCTCGAAGCTGCCGGCGCCAAAGACATCACGCTGCGGAACTCGCCATCGGCTCCGGGCGAGGGGATTCACGAAATGGGTTCGGCTCGCATGGGTCGTGACCCGAAGACCTCGGTTCTCAACAGTTGGAACCAGGCGCATGACGTGAAGAACCTGTTCATTACCGATGGATCGTTTATGGTCTCGTCGGGATGGCAGAACCCATCGCTCACTTATATGGCGATGACGGCTCGCGCCTGCGATTATGCGGTGAAGCAGATGAAGCTCGGAGAGATTTAG
- a CDS encoding gluconate 2-dehydrogenase subunit 3 family protein, with protein MDRREVLRLLASTAALSALPLEAMQAIHHASAKVAKSYTLKTLNPHQNATVTTIAELIIPATDTPGAKGAKVNEFIDLLLTEWFEPSEKQEFLAGLDDVDARTKAKFSAVFVSCTPKQQTELLTELDAAAMEFAAAQKKTLQTHAAPPPQNFFYQMKKLTLAGYYTSEIGFSQELGKSIIPPEHAGCAPVKGAA; from the coding sequence ATGGATCGACGCGAAGTACTCAGGCTTCTTGCCTCAACCGCAGCCCTTTCGGCTCTCCCGCTGGAGGCGATGCAGGCCATCCACCATGCAAGCGCGAAGGTTGCCAAGTCCTACACGCTGAAGACCCTGAACCCGCACCAGAACGCCACCGTTACTACGATCGCCGAGCTCATCATCCCGGCAACCGACACCCCGGGCGCCAAGGGTGCGAAGGTCAACGAGTTCATAGACCTTCTCCTCACCGAGTGGTTCGAACCCTCTGAAAAGCAGGAGTTTCTCGCCGGCCTCGACGACGTCGACGCTCGGACGAAGGCTAAATTCTCCGCCGTGTTTGTCTCCTGTACTCCCAAGCAACAGACTGAACTGCTCACTGAGCTTGACGCCGCCGCCATGGAGTTCGCGGCCGCCCAGAAGAAGACACTTCAGACCCACGCCGCTCCCCCTCCGCAGAACTTCTTCTACCAGATGAAGAAGCTCACGCTCGCTGGCTACTACACGTCCGAGATCGGCTTCTCTCAGGAACTCGGCAAGAGCATCATTCCACCAGAACACGCCGGCTGCGCCCCGGTAAAGGGGGCAGCATGA
- a CDS encoding DUF1801 domain-containing protein, whose amino-acid sequence MRAQLLRLDGAMRRDPGIDAWLKERGGDLGEIAREWFEEMRACGDEVLEILHDGCPVACLGDWPFGYVNVFTSHVNVGFFQGAGLPDPARLLQGSGKCMRHVKLKPDTAFDATSLRRLIEVAYSDMKARVEND is encoded by the coding sequence ATGAGAGCACAGTTACTGCGGCTCGACGGGGCAATGAGACGCGATCCTGGCATCGATGCGTGGCTGAAGGAGCGCGGGGGAGATTTAGGAGAGATTGCGCGCGAGTGGTTTGAGGAGATGCGGGCATGTGGGGACGAAGTGCTGGAGATTCTGCATGACGGCTGCCCGGTGGCGTGCCTCGGCGATTGGCCGTTCGGTTACGTCAATGTCTTCACCTCGCACGTCAATGTGGGGTTCTTTCAAGGGGCAGGGTTGCCGGATCCTGCCCGCCTGTTGCAGGGCAGCGGCAAGTGCATGCGGCATGTGAAGCTAAAACCGGACACGGCATTCGACGCCACCTCGCTCAGGAGACTCATCGAGGTGGCGTACTCGGATATGAAGGCACGCGTGGAAAACGACTAG
- the aspS gene encoding aspartate--tRNA ligase — MTLDFLGTLQRTHFCGDLRASDAGTTVTLMGWVNRRRDHGNLIFLDLRDRTGITQIVLDKEAAPEAHAKAEASRPEYVVAVTGTVRRRAAGLENPNMPTGEIELAATRLLLLNDAKTPPFSPAEDAIANEEVRLKYRYLDLRRPQMQANFLLRHKVAQAIRGYLSDAGFLEIETPFMTRSTPEGARDYLVPSRVHGGEFYALPQSPQIFKQILMISGFDKYFQIARCFRDEDLRADRQPEFTQIDLEMTFPSQEAIFKTVEGFLTAAFKAAGIDLNAPFIQMTYDQAIAKYGIDKPDMRLPAMVDLTAELTPELRETLKIAPELPVLGFVIPKVGVLSGTQRRALAEEIRATFGDSGLDFLDVARLRTNEAFLPLAEAIAAKLTAENIVFGAGPFTTEDLAVVITPKPGTPVLWNYDPQWIWKRVGALRLQLGQKFADKHGLYTKTNTAADYKFLWVTDFPMYEWDEESKVWNAAHHPFTSPHEDDITSGRLVSDKGAVRALAYDIVLNGTELGSGSIRIHRKDVQAEIFRSLGMSDEEAKERFGFFLDALEYGTPPHGGIALGIDRIVMILAGATSLREVIAFPKTAKAIDLMVDAPSPVSDQQLKELSLRIATRS, encoded by the coding sequence GTGACACTCGACTTTCTAGGAACGCTCCAACGCACGCACTTCTGCGGAGACCTCCGCGCATCCGACGCAGGCACCACTGTCACGCTCATGGGCTGGGTCAACCGCCGCCGCGACCACGGTAATTTGATCTTCCTCGATCTACGCGACCGCACAGGTATTACCCAGATCGTTCTGGATAAGGAAGCTGCTCCCGAAGCTCACGCCAAGGCGGAAGCCTCCCGTCCTGAGTACGTCGTTGCCGTCACTGGAACCGTCCGCCGCCGCGCTGCCGGGCTTGAGAACCCAAACATGCCGACTGGCGAGATCGAGCTCGCGGCCACCAGACTTCTCCTGCTCAACGACGCCAAGACGCCCCCCTTCTCGCCAGCCGAGGACGCCATTGCGAACGAGGAAGTTCGGCTCAAGTATCGCTACCTCGACCTCCGCCGTCCGCAGATGCAGGCGAACTTTCTGCTCCGGCATAAGGTCGCACAGGCCATCCGCGGCTATCTGTCGGATGCGGGCTTCCTCGAGATCGAGACGCCTTTCATGACGCGTTCCACGCCCGAGGGGGCGCGCGACTACCTCGTCCCAAGCCGCGTGCATGGCGGCGAGTTCTACGCGCTGCCGCAGTCGCCGCAGATCTTCAAGCAGATCCTCATGATCTCGGGCTTCGACAAGTACTTCCAGATCGCGCGCTGCTTCCGCGACGAGGATCTCCGCGCCGACCGCCAGCCCGAGTTCACCCAGATCGATCTCGAGATGACGTTTCCGAGCCAGGAGGCCATCTTCAAGACGGTCGAAGGCTTTCTTACCGCTGCATTTAAGGCCGCAGGGATCGATCTGAACGCGCCGTTCATCCAGATGACCTACGACCAGGCGATCGCGAAGTACGGCATCGATAAGCCCGATATGCGGCTGCCGGCGATGGTCGATCTCACTGCCGAATTAACCCCGGAGCTTCGTGAGACGCTCAAGATCGCTCCCGAACTTCCCGTACTTGGCTTCGTCATTCCAAAGGTGGGCGTTCTGAGCGGAACCCAGCGCCGCGCCCTCGCGGAAGAGATTCGCGCGACGTTCGGCGACTCCGGCCTGGACTTCCTCGACGTGGCGCGTCTTCGCACCAACGAGGCGTTCCTTCCACTCGCCGAAGCCATCGCGGCGAAGCTCACGGCAGAGAACATCGTCTTCGGAGCCGGCCCCTTCACGACCGAAGACCTCGCTGTCGTCATCACGCCAAAGCCTGGGACACCGGTTCTTTGGAACTATGATCCGCAGTGGATCTGGAAGCGCGTCGGGGCTCTCCGGCTGCAGCTCGGGCAGAAATTCGCCGACAAGCACGGTCTCTACACCAAGACCAATACAGCCGCCGACTACAAATTCCTCTGGGTGACCGACTTCCCGATGTACGAGTGGGATGAGGAGTCGAAGGTCTGGAACGCTGCTCACCATCCCTTTACTTCTCCCCACGAGGACGACATCACGTCCGGCCGCCTCGTCTCCGACAAGGGCGCCGTCCGGGCACTCGCGTATGACATCGTCCTCAACGGCACCGAGTTGGGCTCGGGCTCGATCCGTATCCACCGCAAGGATGTGCAGGCGGAGATCTTCCGCTCGCTGGGAATGTCGGACGAGGAGGCGAAGGAGCGTTTCGGCTTCTTCCTCGACGCCCTCGAATATGGCACGCCCCCGCACGGCGGCATCGCCCTTGGCATCGATCGCATCGTGATGATCCTGGCTGGAGCGACCAGCCTCCGCGAGGTCATCGCGTTCCCCAAGACTGCAAAGGCTATCGACCTCATGGTCGACGCCCCGAGCCCGGTCAGCGATCAGCAGCTTAAGGAACTGAGCCTCCGCATCGCCACCCGGAGTTGA
- a CDS encoding RNA methyltransferase — MASFPAPSVFMDRDRIRIVLVRARNPSNIGAVARAMHDFGFRDLRVVNDFPVPLEAAKSAIDASEVLAATVATPTIAEAIADCTLVLGTTAVGERDLQHPLLGLADAAPHLRIALTNPDARIALLFGSEKTGLSNEELSHCDLLLTIPMEQYEGMRHPSMNLGQAVAVCLWELVRPGNAPEPAPSRPADVAEIERVYDLLYEMLEQTEYTRRHVATADPAHIRRLVHRMALQKPDVPAWLGILRQTLWKLRS; from the coding sequence GTGGCAAGTTTCCCTGCTCCCTCGGTGTTTATGGATCGTGATCGCATCCGTATCGTCCTCGTACGTGCCCGTAACCCCTCGAACATCGGGGCTGTGGCCCGTGCCATGCACGACTTCGGTTTCCGCGACCTTCGGGTCGTCAATGACTTCCCGGTTCCGCTCGAGGCGGCGAAGTCGGCCATTGATGCGTCAGAGGTGCTCGCGGCTACCGTCGCGACCCCAACGATCGCTGAAGCCATAGCTGATTGCACGCTTGTCCTCGGAACGACCGCAGTGGGCGAACGGGATCTCCAGCATCCGCTACTCGGTCTCGCGGATGCTGCTCCCCATCTCCGAATCGCCCTGACGAATCCCGACGCGCGAATCGCGCTGCTGTTTGGCTCGGAGAAGACCGGCCTCTCCAACGAAGAGTTGAGTCACTGCGACCTGCTTCTTACCATCCCGATGGAACAGTACGAAGGGATGCGGCATCCCTCGATGAATCTCGGGCAGGCTGTGGCGGTCTGCCTTTGGGAGCTTGTTCGACCGGGGAATGCGCCCGAACCTGCCCCCAGTCGCCCGGCTGATGTTGCCGAGATCGAACGCGTCTACGATCTGCTTTACGAAATGTTGGAGCAGACCGAATACACGCGTCGACACGTGGCGACGGCCGACCCTGCGCACATCCGGCGACTGGTTCACCGGATGGCGCTACAGAAACCGGATGTTCCCGCGTGGCTTGGCATATTGCGCCAGACTCTCTGGAAACTCCGTAGCTAA
- a CDS encoding YXWGXW repeat-containing protein produces the protein MFKAGTIRKLLVAAALAIAPAASFAGIFISVGFAPPVLPVYAQPICPGDGYLWNPGYWAYGPEGYYWVPGVWVQPPSVGVLWTPPYWGFAGGVYGFHEGYWGPHVGFYGGVNYGFGFGGVGFGGGRWEGGHFAYNTAVNNVSVTNIHNTYVDRTVINNVTVNNHTSFNGGPGGIQARPSQQEMAAEHENHVAPTSAQQSHMQAAHANPSNFAKANGGHPQMAAVSRPGSTAGAVPARGAVGGGAANQPHVASGGAPNQQQRPNNAGQPAGQANHNAATQTGGFGGGARPAPQAATRPAPEAHAAPQAHPAPQAHPQAAHPQPHAEPHGGDEHKR, from the coding sequence ATGTTCAAAGCAGGTACGATTCGCAAGCTTCTGGTCGCAGCGGCACTCGCCATCGCCCCGGCGGCATCGTTCGCCGGGATCTTTATCTCGGTCGGTTTCGCACCCCCCGTTTTGCCCGTTTACGCACAACCCATCTGCCCGGGCGACGGTTATCTCTGGAACCCCGGTTATTGGGCCTACGGTCCTGAGGGGTACTACTGGGTTCCCGGCGTCTGGGTCCAGCCGCCCAGCGTCGGAGTCCTCTGGACGCCGCCTTACTGGGGCTTCGCCGGTGGTGTCTACGGCTTTCATGAAGGTTATTGGGGACCCCACGTTGGCTTCTACGGTGGCGTGAACTACGGCTTCGGCTTTGGCGGCGTTGGCTTCGGCGGCGGGCGCTGGGAAGGCGGACACTTCGCCTACAACACCGCGGTCAATAACGTGAGCGTGACGAACATCCACAACACCTACGTCGACCGGACCGTCATCAACAACGTGACCGTGAACAACCACACCAGCTTCAATGGAGGCCCGGGTGGTATTCAGGCTCGCCCGAGCCAGCAGGAGATGGCTGCCGAGCACGAGAACCACGTCGCTCCGACCTCTGCGCAGCAGAGCCACATGCAGGCTGCCCACGCCAACCCGTCCAACTTTGCCAAGGCGAACGGCGGACACCCGCAGATGGCTGCCGTTAGCCGTCCCGGATCGACTGCGGGAGCTGTTCCTGCCCGTGGAGCGGTTGGAGGCGGTGCAGCTAACCAGCCGCACGTCGCTAGCGGTGGAGCACCGAATCAGCAACAGCGCCCGAATAACGCCGGTCAGCCTGCTGGTCAGGCCAACCATAACGCAGCCACACAGACCGGCGGTTTTGGTGGTGGAGCGAGACCGGCACCGCAGGCTGCCACTCGTCCTGCCCCGGAAGCTCATGCCGCTCCGCAGGCACACCCTGCCCCGCAAGCTCACCCGCAGGCCGCTCACCCACAGCCACACGCCGAACCCCACGGCGGCGACGAACACAAGCGTTGA